One Engystomops pustulosus chromosome 7, aEngPut4.maternal, whole genome shotgun sequence DNA window includes the following coding sequences:
- the LOC140070201 gene encoding piggyBac transposable element-derived protein 4-like yields the protein MPRSRFEVLMRFFHFNDNQQAPLSSDPGRDRLFKIRPLITFLEESFKSAYIPEKNVAVDESLMSYKGRLSFRQFIPSKRAKYGIKVYKLCESGTGYTFAFRVYEGKDRDINPPGCPSDIGCSGKIVWDLMRPLLNKGYHLYTDNFYTSVPLYKHLHSAATGACGTIRKNRRGLPQELLRTRLRRGESSGLCSENILAIKYNDRKDVFLLSTLHPDTKVTVRERGSTSDKEKPVCVTEYNKHMGAVDLADQALQPYLVQRKSRTWYKKVAIYLMQVAAYNSFVLYKKSNGQDSFFKFLENVVENLLFQSPEPTVSHEPEDVRRLVERHFMHPVPTTPHKKYPQKRCRVCSKNGIRRETRFYCPSCPSNPGLCNYPCFEVFHTVPHY from the coding sequence ATGCCCAGAAGTAGATTTGAGGTGCTTATGCGCTTTTTCCACTTCAACGATAACCAGCAGGCCCCCCTTTCCAGTGATCCTGGCCGTGATCGCTTGTTTAAAATACGTCCCCTTATAACTTTTCTGGAGGAGTCATTTAAGTCGGCGTACATCCcagaaaaaaatgtggcggtaGACGAATCCCTTATGAGTTATAAGGGTAGGCTCTCATTTCGCCAGTTTATCCCATCCAAAAGGGCGAAATATGGAATAAAGGTGTACAAGTTATGTGAAAGCGGTACTGGGTACACCTTTGCCTTCCGCGTATATGAAGGCAAAGACCGCGATATAAACCCCCCAGGGTGCCCCAGTGACATAGGTTGTAGCGGAAAAATCGTATGGGACTTGATGCGGCCTCTGTTAAATAAGGGGTATCATCTATACACTGATAATTTTTACACCAGTGTCCCCTTGTACAAGCACCTGCATTCTGCTGCTACAGGGGCTTGTGGAACTATCAGGAAAAATAGAAGGGGCTTGCCGCAAGAGCTTTTGAGAACGCGCCTAAGAAGAGGGGAATCAAGCGGTCTTTGCAGTGAAAACATCCTTGCAATTAAATATAATGACCGCAAGGATGTCTTTCTCCTGTCCACCCTCCACCCAGACACAAAAGTGACAGTGAGAGAACGTGGTTCCACCTCTGATAAAGAAAAGCCGGTCTGCGTCACAGAATACAATAAACATATGGGGGCGGTCGATTTGGCTGATCAGGCGCTACAGCCATACCTGGTGCAAAGAAAATCACGCACCTGGTACAAAAAGGTTGCTATCTACTTGATGCAAGTGGCTGCATATAATTCTTTTGTGCTGTATAAAAAATCTAACGGTCaggattctttttttaaatttctagaAAATGTGGTTGAGAACCTTTTATTTCAATCTCCTGAGCCCACTGTCAGCCATGAGCCAGAAGACGTCCGACGTCTTGTGGAGCGTCATTTTATGCACCCTGTGCCAACAACCCCGCATAAGAAATATCCACAAAAGCGTTGTAGAGTATGCAGCAAGAATGGCATACGAAGGGAGACGCGATTTTATTGCCCTTCCTGCCCCTCTAATCCAGGTCTCTGCAACTATCCCTGCTTTGAAGTTTTCCACACTGTCCcacattattaa